In one window of Bradyrhizobium sp. AZCC 1721 DNA:
- a CDS encoding phenylacetate--CoA ligase family protein: MSESISSVLLDAHCARRQGLNAIAQRQRARLGEAVAFARANSPYYRELYQGLPERIESSSVLPVANKQELMRHFDDWVTDREVSFAAVRAFVDNPELIGQRLLGKYSVATTSGSTGTPGIFLLDTHNWTVTLAFSLRMMMGWLSASDMFRLLVRGGRAASVLAMGGHYIGATSFAAIRTKRSARRLRALPAQAPLRNLVAELNRYRPALLIGYASVMALLAAEQDAGRLHIQPVLVLPTSEGLSQDGYDRIARAFHAKVRTVYVATECLFMAIGCEHGWYHINSDWVILEPVDASYRPVPQGEESHTVLVSNLANRVQPILRYDLGDRILRRPDPCPCGNPLPAIRVRGRTADILTFPAERGEKVAVPPLALEIDHVPGVELFQIVQTAPTQLRVRLHPAADADPNRVWRAVHSELTKLLNEHGLGRVSVELAAEPPVPSSAGKCRTVIPLVSSA, from the coding sequence ATGAGCGAAAGCATCTCATCGGTATTGCTCGATGCGCACTGCGCAAGAAGGCAAGGTCTCAACGCCATCGCCCAGCGACAACGCGCTCGGCTTGGCGAGGCCGTCGCCTTCGCTCGCGCCAACTCGCCCTATTATCGCGAACTCTATCAGGGTCTACCGGAGCGGATTGAGAGTTCGTCCGTGCTCCCGGTGGCTAATAAGCAAGAGCTAATGCGTCATTTTGACGACTGGGTTACCGACCGCGAGGTTAGTTTCGCGGCAGTGCGAGCGTTCGTCGATAACCCTGAGCTGATCGGGCAACGTCTCCTTGGCAAGTATTCCGTGGCAACCACTTCGGGCAGCACCGGGACACCTGGAATATTTCTGTTGGACACACACAATTGGACGGTCACTCTCGCTTTTTCGCTGCGCATGATGATGGGCTGGCTTAGCGCCAGCGACATGTTTCGTCTCCTCGTCCGCGGCGGCCGCGCGGCGTCGGTCCTGGCGATGGGCGGCCATTACATCGGCGCAACCAGCTTTGCTGCAATCCGCACAAAACGGTCGGCCCGACGATTACGGGCGCTTCCGGCGCAGGCGCCGTTGCGCAATCTGGTCGCCGAACTCAATCGGTACCGCCCGGCTCTGCTCATCGGATACGCCAGCGTCATGGCACTATTGGCCGCCGAGCAGGATGCCGGTCGCCTGCATATTCAGCCGGTGCTGGTTCTTCCGACTTCGGAAGGGCTTTCGCAGGACGGATACGACCGGATCGCAAGGGCATTCCACGCCAAGGTCCGGACCGTTTACGTCGCGACGGAATGCCTGTTCATGGCCATCGGCTGTGAACACGGTTGGTATCATATCAACAGCGATTGGGTGATTCTCGAACCCGTCGATGCGAGCTATCGGCCGGTTCCGCAAGGCGAGGAGTCGCATACGGTCCTCGTGAGCAACCTCGCCAATCGCGTGCAGCCGATCCTCCGCTACGATCTAGGCGACCGCATCCTGCGACGACCTGATCCTTGTCCCTGCGGCAACCCGCTTCCGGCGATCCGCGTGCGGGGCCGCACTGCCGACATCCTCACCTTCCCAGCCGAACGCGGAGAGAAAGTCGCAGTGCCACCGCTCGCGCTTGAGATCGATCATGTACCCGGTGTGGAGTTGTTTCAGATAGTACAGACTGCGCCAACACAACTGCGCGTTCGCCTACATCCCGCAGCCGACGCTGACCCAAACCGGGTTTGGCGGGCGGTGCATTCCGAATTGACCAAGCTGTTGAATGAGCATGGGCTTGGTCGCGTGTCTGTTGAGTTGGCCGCCGAACCGCCAGTTCCATCTTCCGCCGGAAAGTGCCGCACCGTCATCCCATTGGTTTCGAGCGCTTGA